A region of Maridesulfovibrio sp. DNA encodes the following proteins:
- a CDS encoding CBS domain-containing protein, giving the protein MLTAKDIMTSGALTLEPESDVATAAKLLLEKHLNGLPVVDRNGKLVGVLCQSDLVAQQKTISMPSLFTILDGFISFSSNDELEREVNKIAATKVQHAMTPDPITIEPDTTIEKIADLMVEKKFYTLPVIEDGKLVGVVGKEDVLKVLAK; this is encoded by the coding sequence ATGCTGACAGCCAAAGATATTATGACATCCGGTGCCCTGACCCTTGAACCTGAAAGCGATGTGGCTACCGCTGCCAAGCTTTTGCTGGAAAAACACCTGAACGGACTCCCGGTCGTGGACCGGAACGGGAAGCTGGTCGGGGTTCTCTGCCAGAGCGACCTTGTGGCGCAGCAGAAAACCATATCCATGCCTTCCCTGTTTACCATACTGGATGGATTCATTTCATTTTCATCCAATGATGAACTTGAACGGGAGGTGAACAAGATTGCGGCTACCAAGGTACAACACGCAATGACACCAGACCCCATAACCATTGAACCCGACACAACTATTGAAAAAATTGCCGATCTTATGGTCGAGAAGAAATTCTACACCCTGCCGGTAATTGAAGACGGCAAGCTTGTCGGTGTTGTCGGTAAAGAAGATGTATTAAAGGTTTTAGCAAAGTAA
- a CDS encoding holo-[acyl-carrier-protein] synthase, with the protein MIIGLGIDITELDRIKRSLDKYGERFAEKILTPAELELLPDKTPVPYVAARFAAKEAAVKALGTGFAEGITFHTIEITRMESGAPHLNFLGKALERSKLMGVAGIHISITHGRDTAAAVVVLEK; encoded by the coding sequence ATGATCATCGGTCTTGGAATAGATATAACCGAACTTGACCGCATCAAGCGTTCGCTGGATAAATACGGTGAACGCTTTGCGGAAAAAATCCTGACACCTGCTGAACTGGAACTGCTTCCTGACAAAACCCCAGTCCCTTACGTTGCCGCCCGGTTCGCAGCGAAAGAAGCTGCGGTAAAAGCTTTGGGAACCGGATTTGCTGAAGGGATAACGTTTCATACGATTGAAATAACCCGTATGGAGTCCGGAGCACCGCATTTGAATTTTCTTGGCAAAGCTCTTGAGCGCAGCAAGCTAATGGGTGTTGCAGGAATCCATATTTCAATTACTCATGGCCGCGATACTGCAGCCGCTGTAGTTGTTTTAGAAAAATAA
- the cimA gene encoding citramalate synthase: MKHIKIYDTTLRDGTQSEEINLSVQDKVRITRKLDDLGVHYVEGGWPGSNATDKEFFQEIQNYALKNCKVSAFGSTHMNRLTPENDPNLNALIDSGAKAMSIFGKTWDFHATSALGVKLERNIELISNSIGYLRPHVEELFFDAEHFFDGFKANPEFTINCLKAAHEAGADVLVLCDTNGGSMPEEVAEACKVVQEKIPGCSIGIHAHNDCELAVANSLTAVKNGAIQIQGTMNGYGERCGNANLCSIIPNLELKLGYDTIGKDNLLKLKETSTYITEIANLRPFLRQPFVGQAAFAHKGGVHVSAVLKDATSYEHIDPLLVGNDRRVLLSDLSGKSNVLYKAKKYGYDLDKNDPAVQTILADIKERESIGFEYSAAEASFELLFFKAMGWSKRYFEFINFFVVDAKRKNDQEPFSEATVIVKVHGEENHTAASGDGPVNALDKALRKALEPFYPSLKNVRLQDFKVRVLSGAVRQAAGTSSNVRLLIESTDGKNQWTTMGVSHNIIEASWQALVDSINYKLFKDDPQKWPSR, encoded by the coding sequence ATGAAACATATAAAAATATACGACACCACACTGCGTGACGGTACGCAATCCGAAGAAATAAACTTAAGCGTACAGGACAAAGTGCGTATTACCCGCAAGCTGGACGACCTCGGCGTACATTACGTCGAGGGCGGCTGGCCCGGTTCCAATGCCACTGACAAGGAATTCTTTCAGGAAATTCAGAACTACGCTCTTAAGAACTGCAAAGTATCCGCCTTCGGTTCAACACACATGAACCGCCTGACTCCCGAGAATGACCCCAATCTGAACGCCCTGATTGACTCAGGAGCCAAGGCCATGTCCATTTTCGGTAAAACATGGGACTTCCACGCCACCAGTGCGCTTGGTGTCAAGCTTGAAAGAAATATCGAGCTGATCAGCAACAGCATCGGTTACCTGCGTCCGCATGTGGAAGAGCTGTTTTTCGATGCTGAGCATTTCTTCGACGGCTTCAAGGCCAACCCGGAATTTACCATCAACTGCCTCAAGGCTGCACACGAAGCTGGAGCGGATGTTCTGGTGCTTTGCGATACCAACGGGGGGTCCATGCCGGAAGAAGTTGCAGAAGCCTGTAAAGTTGTTCAGGAAAAAATTCCCGGATGCAGCATCGGCATCCATGCCCACAATGATTGTGAGCTTGCTGTAGCCAACTCACTTACCGCTGTGAAGAATGGTGCTATACAGATTCAAGGGACCATGAACGGATATGGAGAGAGATGCGGTAACGCTAACCTCTGCTCCATCATCCCCAACCTTGAATTGAAACTCGGCTACGATACTATCGGCAAAGACAATCTGCTCAAGCTTAAGGAAACCTCCACCTACATCACTGAAATTGCCAACCTTCGCCCTTTCCTGCGCCAGCCCTTTGTAGGACAGGCCGCGTTTGCCCATAAAGGCGGCGTACATGTAAGCGCCGTGCTCAAGGATGCAACCAGCTACGAACATATTGATCCGCTGCTGGTCGGTAATGACCGCCGAGTACTGCTTTCCGACCTTTCCGGTAAAAGCAATGTCCTTTATAAGGCTAAGAAATACGGTTACGACCTTGATAAAAACGACCCTGCGGTACAGACCATACTGGCCGACATCAAGGAACGTGAATCCATAGGGTTTGAGTATTCCGCGGCTGAAGCATCTTTTGAGTTGCTTTTCTTCAAGGCCATGGGCTGGTCCAAACGTTATTTTGAATTCATTAACTTTTTTGTGGTCGATGCCAAACGCAAAAATGATCAGGAACCTTTTTCCGAAGCTACTGTCATCGTTAAAGTCCACGGAGAAGAAAACCATACCGCCGCTTCCGGGGACGGCCCGGTAAACGCATTAGACAAGGCTTTGCGTAAGGCCCTTGAGCCTTTCTATCCTTCCTTGAAAAATGTTCGTTTACAGGACTTTAAGGTAAGAGTATTGTCAGGAGCGGTACGTCAGGCAGCCGGGACCAGCTCCAACGTCCGCCTCCTTATCGAATCCACTGACGGCAAAAACCAGTGGACCACCATGGGCGTCAGCCACAACATCATTGAAGCAAGTTGGCAGGCCCTTGTGGACTCCATTAACTACAAACTCTTCAAGGATGATCCTCAAAAATGGCCATCGAGATAA
- a CDS encoding UDP-glucose/GDP-mannose dehydrogenase family protein produces MNICIVGTGYVGLVSAACFAEMGNHVWCVDVNPDVVETLKQGKVHIFEPGLDVLVKRNYEDERLFFTTDLTEGLAKAQMVFICVGTPCGADGSCDLSYVETVARQIGQNMTEPKIVVDKSTVPVGTADKVRATIKEELDKRGLDIAFDVASNPEFLKEGDAVSDFMKPDRVVVGTENEETRKQFETLYAPYARSREKLIFMGTRSAEMTKYAANCMLATKISFINEMAGICEKVGANVREVRLGIGSDHRIGYYFIYPGVGYGGSCFPKDVKALINTAKEVGAQPELIEAVDSVNNRQKKMLSTKILDYFEAQGGVKGKTLALWGLAFKANTDDMRESSALSIISELTAAGMKIRAFDPVAYEKAEEILRDNDLVEIVHSQYAVLEDADALAVVTDWNQFRNPDFEKVKESLKAPLLFDGRNLYDPGYLGSNGFAYFSVGRRPVGTGE; encoded by the coding sequence ATGAACATTTGTATTGTAGGTACCGGATATGTGGGGCTGGTCAGTGCGGCCTGTTTTGCTGAAATGGGTAACCACGTCTGGTGCGTGGATGTTAATCCGGATGTTGTTGAAACCCTCAAGCAGGGTAAAGTGCATATTTTTGAACCCGGTCTTGATGTTCTTGTTAAGCGTAACTATGAAGATGAAAGACTTTTCTTCACAACCGATCTTACCGAGGGGCTTGCAAAAGCACAGATGGTTTTCATTTGTGTGGGAACTCCCTGCGGTGCTGACGGCAGTTGCGACCTGAGTTATGTGGAGACTGTTGCCCGTCAGATCGGACAAAATATGACTGAACCGAAGATCGTGGTTGATAAATCCACCGTACCCGTGGGGACTGCAGATAAAGTCCGGGCAACCATTAAAGAAGAGCTTGATAAGCGTGGTCTTGATATTGCGTTCGATGTTGCCTCCAACCCTGAATTCCTTAAGGAAGGGGACGCCGTCAGTGATTTTATGAAGCCTGACCGCGTTGTTGTGGGTACTGAAAATGAAGAAACACGCAAACAGTTTGAAACTCTTTACGCTCCGTATGCACGCAGCCGTGAAAAATTGATTTTCATGGGCACCAGAAGTGCGGAAATGACTAAATATGCTGCAAACTGCATGCTGGCGACCAAAATTTCTTTCATCAATGAAATGGCCGGAATATGCGAAAAGGTCGGTGCCAACGTGCGTGAAGTGCGTCTGGGTATCGGTTCTGATCACCGTATCGGTTATTATTTTATTTATCCCGGTGTAGGATATGGTGGATCATGCTTTCCCAAGGATGTAAAAGCCCTGATCAATACCGCCAAGGAAGTAGGAGCACAGCCTGAACTTATTGAGGCTGTCGATTCAGTTAACAACCGTCAGAAAAAAATGCTTTCTACAAAAATTCTGGACTACTTTGAAGCCCAGGGCGGTGTTAAAGGAAAAACTCTTGCATTATGGGGTCTTGCATTCAAAGCCAATACCGATGATATGCGTGAGTCTTCTGCTTTATCCATTATTTCAGAATTGACAGCCGCCGGTATGAAGATAAGAGCTTTTGATCCGGTTGCCTATGAAAAAGCGGAAGAAATCCTGCGTGATAATGATCTGGTGGAGATTGTTCACAGCCAGTATGCTGTGCTTGAAGATGCTGACGCACTTGCTGTTGTAACTGATTGGAACCAGTTCAGGAATCCCGATTTTGAAAAAGTTAAGGAATCGCTTAAGGCTCCTCTTCTCTTCGACGGTAGAAACCTTTATGATCCCGGCTACCTTGGTAGCAATGGATTCGCTTATTTCAGCGTAGGTCGCCGTCCTGTAGGGACAGGGGAATAG
- a CDS encoding NAD(P)H-hydrate dehydratase, which translates to MFSPLPTPSEMSNWDKITINEVGIKGEILMENAGREAVFALLKGYGDVSGKKILIIAGSGNNGGDGFVMGRILADLGAEVLILHTIPKGKYKGDAAYMLKIAARLGVNIKFFRATDKVRLPEADIIIDALLGTGFSGELRPFAHAIVEAINSAKNSFLFAVDIPSGLNGLTGKPGPVAVQAHMTVTFEEAKIGLALPQSEAYTGTLVVAHIGIPGAVKYKHPATHQLIRSNVLEFIPSPSPAMHKGNSGHVLLVGASKGLTGALHLAGISALRAGGGLVTMACPDALASEVKGGKPELMTKGLGCGDQWNDQMIAELLPELEKYDALVIGPGLGRDKGALDLVEAVVKNGHPPAVYDADALYAFAERPELLKLVAENSILTPHPGEMARMIERTIPEVEADRIGTARKFAELSKTMLVLKGAGTVIGCPDGQIIICPLSAPNLAAAGSGDILAGMCGALLARAIPPMQSACIGVYWHGLAGQYLAENFPYRGNIATEIADALPQVLKEELC; encoded by the coding sequence ATGTTCTCACCGCTTCCTACCCCGTCCGAAATGTCCAATTGGGACAAGATAACCATCAATGAAGTCGGCATCAAAGGCGAAATCCTAATGGAAAATGCCGGACGCGAAGCTGTCTTCGCCCTGCTTAAGGGCTATGGCGATGTATCCGGCAAAAAAATCCTGATCATCGCCGGATCAGGCAATAACGGAGGTGACGGCTTTGTCATGGGCCGCATTCTGGCTGATCTGGGAGCGGAAGTGCTCATCCTGCACACCATCCCCAAGGGTAAGTACAAAGGTGATGCGGCCTACATGCTTAAAATTGCCGCTCGGCTGGGCGTGAACATTAAATTTTTCCGGGCCACAGACAAAGTTCGGCTGCCGGAAGCCGATATTATTATTGACGCTTTGCTGGGAACAGGATTCAGCGGAGAATTACGCCCCTTTGCCCATGCGATAGTTGAAGCTATTAATTCAGCAAAGAACAGCTTTCTTTTTGCGGTGGACATCCCTTCCGGTTTAAACGGACTTACCGGGAAACCCGGTCCTGTTGCTGTTCAGGCCCACATGACTGTCACCTTTGAAGAGGCCAAAATCGGACTTGCCTTGCCCCAGTCCGAAGCATACACTGGAACATTAGTGGTCGCTCACATCGGTATACCGGGCGCGGTAAAATACAAACACCCGGCGACTCATCAGCTGATCAGGAGCAATGTCCTCGAGTTCATCCCTTCGCCCTCGCCTGCCATGCATAAAGGAAATTCCGGTCATGTGTTGCTGGTGGGAGCCTCTAAAGGTCTGACCGGAGCACTGCATCTGGCAGGTATCTCCGCCCTGCGTGCCGGGGGCGGACTGGTAACCATGGCCTGCCCGGACGCACTTGCCTCCGAAGTCAAAGGCGGCAAGCCGGAATTGATGACCAAAGGGCTTGGTTGCGGCGATCAATGGAATGATCAGATGATCGCGGAGCTTCTACCGGAACTTGAAAAATATGATGCGCTGGTCATCGGCCCCGGACTTGGACGCGATAAAGGTGCACTTGATCTTGTTGAGGCAGTAGTCAAAAACGGTCATCCCCCGGCGGTCTACGATGCAGATGCCCTGTATGCATTTGCTGAACGCCCGGAGTTGCTGAAACTGGTTGCGGAAAATTCGATCCTCACCCCGCACCCCGGAGAAATGGCCCGGATGATCGAAAGAACTATCCCCGAAGTTGAAGCCGACCGCATCGGCACAGCACGAAAATTTGCAGAATTGAGCAAAACCATGCTTGTGCTCAAAGGAGCCGGAACTGTCATCGGCTGCCCGGACGGACAAATTATAATTTGTCCCCTTTCTGCTCCCAACCTTGCTGCAGCCGGGTCAGGAGATATTCTTGCCGGAATGTGCGGAGCTTTGCTGGCAAGAGCAATTCCCCCTATGCAAAGTGCTTGTATCGGAGTATACTGGCATGGACTGGCAGGACAGTATCTTGCTGAAAACTTTCCGTATCGAGGCAACATCGCAACTGAAATAGCGGATGCGCTCCCCCAAGTGCTCAAGGAGGAATTATGCTGA
- a CDS encoding chemotaxis protein CheW gives MEEGKKITLDAELIQLVTFSIGEEEFGVDILKVQEIIRTMEITKVPRAPQFVEGVINLRGKVIPIIDLRSKFGLQTREHDQHTRIIVIEINDMIVGFVVDSVSEVLRIPASTVEPPPPVVSGLESEYISGVGKLEDRLLILLDLNRLLSSDEQEQLAQV, from the coding sequence ATGGAAGAAGGTAAGAAGATTACGCTTGACGCGGAATTGATTCAGTTGGTTACCTTCAGTATAGGTGAAGAGGAATTCGGGGTTGATATTCTTAAGGTCCAGGAAATTATCAGAACCATGGAAATTACCAAGGTCCCCAGGGCACCACAATTCGTAGAAGGTGTAATTAACCTTCGCGGTAAGGTTATCCCCATTATTGACCTTAGAAGCAAGTTCGGTCTTCAGACCCGTGAGCATGACCAGCATACAAGAATTATCGTGATCGAGATTAATGATATGATTGTAGGTTTTGTCGTGGATTCCGTTTCTGAGGTCCTTAGAATTCCTGCATCCACCGTTGAACCGCCGCCGCCTGTTGTTTCCGGCCTTGAGTCCGAATATATAAGCGGAGTCGGTAAGCTTGAAGACAGGTTGCTTATTCTGCTCGACCTGAACAGACTTCTGTCCAGTGACGAACAAGAACAGCTGGCTCAGGTTTAA
- a CDS encoding pyridoxine 5'-phosphate synthase yields MPLLCVNVDHVATIRQARQGIEPDPITAAAMCELAGAAGIIMHLREDRRHVQDRDIDLISKTIQTDFHFEMAATDEMQRIALDIVPATVCLVPEKREELTTEGGLNCIGQEKRLIEYLAPLHEKGVGSSLFIDADPAQITAAKNIGAEYIEIHTGHFADATSRSEQKEELARILDGIKMAQDLGLKVNLGHGLNYVNILDFADVPGICEYSIGHSIMSRAIYVGIDRAVRDMNEIIRNFVD; encoded by the coding sequence ATGCCCCTCTTATGCGTCAATGTCGACCATGTCGCGACAATCAGACAGGCCCGTCAGGGAATCGAACCAGACCCCATAACCGCTGCCGCCATGTGTGAACTCGCTGGTGCTGCGGGAATCATCATGCATCTGCGTGAGGACCGACGTCATGTTCAGGACCGGGACATTGACCTGATCAGTAAAACAATTCAGACCGACTTCCATTTTGAAATGGCTGCCACCGACGAAATGCAGCGTATAGCTCTGGATATCGTTCCGGCAACAGTATGCCTCGTCCCTGAGAAGCGCGAAGAGCTGACTACGGAAGGCGGTCTGAACTGCATAGGACAGGAAAAAAGACTGATCGAATACCTCGCTCCGCTACATGAGAAAGGTGTCGGATCCAGCCTGTTCATCGATGCCGATCCTGCTCAAATCACTGCCGCAAAAAACATCGGTGCCGAATACATTGAAATCCACACCGGACACTTTGCCGATGCCACAAGCCGTAGTGAGCAGAAAGAAGAGCTGGCCCGCATTCTAGACGGCATCAAAATGGCGCAGGACCTCGGCCTCAAGGTCAACCTCGGACACGGTCTGAACTACGTGAACATTCTTGATTTTGCGGATGTTCCCGGTATCTGCGAATATTCCATCGGGCACTCCATTATGTCCCGGGCCATCTATGTAGGCATTGATCGCGCAGTCCGTGATATGAATGAAATAATTAGAAATTTTGTTGATTAA
- a CDS encoding aspartate kinase produces MNIVVQKFGGTSVRNLECMKQVLEKVMVPYEKGNKVIVVLSAMAGETNRLIDLANEWSEEPDPAEMDSLVSTGEQVSVALFSMLLKDRGIKARSLLGFQVPIKTDSDYSRARILDIDRDKIDEMLQEYDILVMAGFQGCDEGRRITTLGRGGSDTSAVAMAAAIEADVCEIFTDVPGVFTTDPNICSLARKLDHVSYDEMLEMASMGAKVLQIRSVEFAKKYNVKVHVRSTFSDEIGTYVTQEDKNMESVLVSGIAYDKDQARVTLSKVKDEPGVSATLFTPLAEAGILVDMIVQNPSRDGRTDMTFTIPRGDLKKTLEIIDEIKDPMGAQDVLYDQHVCKVSVIGVGMRNHSGVASKAFQALRDENINILMISTSEIKITCLIEEKYTELAIRTLHNTFGLDKSGSEENTL; encoded by the coding sequence ATGAACATCGTAGTACAGAAATTCGGTGGAACCTCGGTCAGGAACCTCGAATGCATGAAGCAAGTACTGGAAAAAGTCATGGTGCCTTATGAAAAAGGCAACAAAGTTATCGTAGTCCTCTCCGCAATGGCCGGTGAAACAAACCGGTTGATTGATCTGGCCAATGAATGGTCCGAAGAACCTGACCCGGCAGAAATGGACTCTCTGGTATCAACCGGAGAACAGGTTTCCGTAGCCCTGTTTTCCATGCTTCTGAAAGATCGCGGAATCAAAGCCCGCTCCCTGCTGGGTTTTCAAGTCCCCATTAAAACGGACTCTGATTATTCACGCGCACGTATCCTTGATATCGACCGCGATAAAATTGACGAAATGCTGCAGGAATACGACATACTGGTTATGGCCGGTTTTCAGGGCTGTGATGAAGGTAGACGAATTACCACCCTTGGCCGTGGCGGTTCCGACACTTCCGCTGTAGCTATGGCCGCTGCTATTGAAGCAGATGTCTGCGAAATTTTTACTGATGTTCCGGGTGTTTTCACAACAGACCCCAACATCTGTTCACTGGCCCGCAAACTGGACCACGTTTCCTATGACGAGATGCTTGAGATGGCCAGTATGGGTGCGAAAGTACTACAGATTCGTTCAGTTGAATTTGCAAAAAAATATAATGTTAAAGTTCATGTCCGCTCTACTTTCAGCGATGAGATCGGCACATACGTTACTCAGGAGGATAAAAACATGGAATCAGTACTTGTTTCCGGGATTGCATATGACAAGGACCAGGCCCGCGTAACCCTATCCAAGGTTAAAGATGAACCGGGCGTCTCCGCAACCCTGTTCACTCCTCTTGCTGAAGCAGGCATTCTGGTTGATATGATCGTCCAGAACCCCAGCCGTGACGGCCGCACAGACATGACCTTCACCATTCCCAGAGGCGACCTGAAAAAGACCCTTGAAATCATCGACGAAATAAAGGACCCCATGGGCGCGCAGGACGTTCTCTACGACCAGCATGTCTGCAAGGTTTCCGTCATCGGCGTTGGAATGCGTAACCATTCCGGTGTTGCATCCAAGGCATTTCAGGCCCTGCGGGATGAAAACATCAACATCCTGATGATCAGCACATCCGAAATTAAAATTACCTGCCTTATCGAAGAAAAATACACCGAACTGGCTATAAGAACGCTTCACAACACGTTCGGACTCGATAAATCAGGGTCCGAAGAAAACACGCTCTAA
- the tsaE gene encoding tRNA (adenosine(37)-N6)-threonylcarbamoyltransferase complex ATPase subunit type 1 TsaE yields the protein MNNDKLIITLPDVEATLKLGSTLASFFLETKKLVPIFLNGDLGAGKTTFVRALVESFPGAQNAEVSSPSFNILNIYPTKPQVAHFDLYRLEGQTPDDDFFDLLSDKKTLTVVEWIQYLNIEFWPESALLFTWTPAASGRKIELTLHGSATSLYEELASFLKSFQ from the coding sequence ATGAATAACGATAAGCTGATCATCACACTGCCGGATGTGGAGGCGACTTTAAAACTCGGCTCCACTCTGGCTTCTTTTTTTCTGGAAACCAAAAAACTGGTTCCAATCTTCCTGAACGGGGACCTTGGAGCAGGAAAAACAACTTTTGTTCGCGCACTGGTAGAATCCTTCCCTGGTGCGCAAAACGCAGAAGTTAGCAGCCCAAGTTTCAATATTCTTAATATTTACCCCACAAAACCTCAGGTTGCGCATTTTGACCTCTATAGACTCGAAGGTCAGACACCTGATGACGATTTCTTTGATCTACTAAGTGATAAAAAAACTTTGACAGTTGTAGAGTGGATTCAGTATCTGAATATTGAATTCTGGCCTGAAAGCGCACTGCTCTTCACTTGGACCCCTGCCGCATCCGGCAGAAAAATTGAATTGACCCTACATGGTTCAGCGACCTCCCTCTATGAAGAGCTTGCCTCATTTCTTAAGTCATTCCAATAA